Proteins encoded by one window of Chroogloeocystis siderophila 5.2 s.c.1:
- a CDS encoding argininosuccinate synthase — MGRATKVVLAYSGGVDTSVCIPYLKHEWGVAEVITLAADLGQGDELEPIQQKALQSGASESLVVDAQESFVKDYAFPAIQANALYENRYPLSTALARPLIAKLLVEAAEKYGADAVAHGCTGKGNDQVRFDVSIAALNPNLKVLAPAREWGMSREETIAYGERFGIPAPVKKSSPYSIDRNLLGRSIEAGPLEDPRTEPLEEIYLMTKAIADTPDTPEYVEISFEQGIPTQLNGEAIAPVKLIAQLNQIAGNHGVGRIDMVENRLVGIKSREIYETPALLVLIQAHRDLESLTLTADVTHYKRGIEETYSQMIYNGLWYSPLKGALDAFVQKTQERVLGTVRLKFFKGNATIVGRWSDNSLYTPDLATYGADDQFDHKAAEGFIYVWGLPTRIWSKQVRG; from the coding sequence ATGGGTCGTGCTACTAAAGTTGTCCTGGCATACTCTGGTGGAGTAGATACTTCTGTCTGTATTCCCTATCTCAAACATGAATGGGGCGTTGCCGAAGTGATTACCTTAGCCGCAGATTTAGGACAGGGAGATGAATTAGAGCCAATTCAACAAAAAGCGCTGCAATCAGGTGCAAGCGAATCACTCGTCGTTGATGCACAAGAAAGCTTTGTCAAAGATTATGCGTTTCCGGCAATTCAGGCAAATGCCTTGTATGAAAACCGCTATCCGCTTTCGACGGCTTTGGCGCGTCCCTTAATCGCAAAGCTGTTGGTAGAAGCCGCAGAAAAGTATGGTGCAGATGCCGTCGCGCATGGTTGCACTGGGAAAGGTAACGATCAAGTCCGATTTGATGTTTCCATTGCTGCACTTAACCCGAATTTGAAAGTATTAGCCCCAGCGCGCGAATGGGGAATGAGTCGTGAGGAAACAATCGCCTACGGCGAACGTTTTGGGATTCCTGCACCTGTCAAAAAATCTTCTCCTTATAGTATCGACCGTAATTTACTCGGTCGCAGTATTGAAGCCGGACCATTAGAAGATCCCCGCACCGAACCACTCGAAGAAATTTATTTGATGACAAAGGCGATCGCCGATACTCCCGATACACCAGAGTATGTTGAAATCAGCTTTGAGCAAGGTATTCCTACCCAACTCAATGGAGAAGCGATCGCACCTGTAAAACTCATCGCTCAACTTAACCAAATTGCAGGCAATCACGGCGTTGGGCGCATTGACATGGTAGAAAACCGCTTGGTTGGGATCAAATCACGGGAAATTTACGAAACACCCGCATTGTTAGTTTTGATTCAAGCACACCGCGATTTAGAAAGTCTCACACTCACGGCAGATGTCACGCACTACAAGCGTGGTATTGAAGAAACTTACAGCCAAATGATTTATAACGGGCTGTGGTATAGTCCACTTAAAGGTGCGCTTGATGCGTTTGTGCAAAAAACTCAAGAGCGCGTATTGGGTACTGTGCGCCTTAAATTCTTTAAAGGAAACGCAACAATTGTCGGGCGCTGGTCTGATAATTCGCTCTACACTCCAGATCTAGCGACTTACGGCGCTGACGATCAATTC
- a CDS encoding glycosyltransferase family 2 protein, whose translation MFFSVVIPTYNRQPILAKCLKALERQNLAADSAIEDYEVVLVDDGSTDGTLEWLQDNAAEFPHVRSLLQNHQGPAAARNLGVEHAQGDTIIFIDSDLVVTENFLQAHADGLQQGQKNYGSDRVFTYGLVINTCNFADPTAEPYKITDFSAAYFATGNVAIARHWLEKAGLFDTRFQLYGWEDLELGVRLKQLGLKLIKCPAAVGYHWHPPFNLKQIPNLIEKEIQRGRMGVLFYQKHPIWEVRMMIQMTWLHRLLWGLLSLGGNLNERSLAPLLQWLIDQDKPQLALEIARIFLNWYNVQGVYSAYAQMQSADRVK comes from the coding sequence GTGTTTTTTAGTGTTGTGATTCCAACTTACAATCGTCAGCCGATTTTAGCGAAGTGCTTAAAAGCGCTCGAACGCCAGAATTTAGCTGCTGATAGCGCCATTGAGGACTACGAAGTTGTCTTAGTAGACGATGGTTCGACCGACGGTACGTTAGAGTGGCTACAAGACAATGCTGCGGAGTTTCCGCACGTGCGATCGCTTCTACAAAACCACCAAGGACCAGCAGCCGCGCGTAATTTGGGTGTAGAACACGCGCAGGGCGATACGATTATTTTTATTGATAGCGACCTCGTTGTAACAGAAAATTTTCTCCAAGCGCACGCTGATGGATTACAGCAAGGACAAAAAAACTATGGCAGCGATCGCGTTTTTACTTATGGTCTTGTAATCAACACCTGCAATTTTGCCGATCCTACGGCAGAACCGTACAAAATTACGGACTTTTCTGCGGCTTATTTTGCGACAGGGAATGTGGCGATCGCGCGGCATTGGTTGGAAAAAGCAGGGTTATTTGATACGCGATTTCAACTTTATGGCTGGGAAGATCTAGAACTCGGAGTACGGTTAAAACAATTAGGCTTAAAACTGATTAAATGCCCTGCCGCAGTTGGCTATCATTGGCACCCACCGTTTAATCTCAAGCAAATTCCTAACCTGATCGAAAAAGAAATTCAACGCGGGCGCATGGGTGTGTTGTTTTATCAAAAACACCCGATTTGGGAAGTGCGGATGATGATTCAAATGACTTGGCTGCACCGTTTGCTTTGGGGATTACTTTCGCTGGGTGGCAATCTTAACGAACGTAGCTTAGCACCTTTACTTCAGTGGTTGATTGACCAGGATAAGCCGCAATTAGCTCTAGAAATTGCGCGAATTTTTCTGAATTGGTACAACGTTCAAGGTGTTTATTCGGCTTACGCGCAAATGCAGTCTGCTGACCGCGTCAAATAG
- the argB gene encoding acetylglutamate kinase codes for MFNDSEYIRETEATRVRVLSEALPYIQQFAGRTVVVKYGGAAMKDSSLKDKVIRDIVFLSYVGLRPIVVHGGGPEINSWLDKLGIEAQFRNGLRVTDAATMDVVEMVLVGRVNKEIVSLINRAGGSAVGLCGKDGNLIKARPQGQEGIGFVGEVTNMDVSILEALVKNGYIPVVSSVAADETGQAYNINADTVAGELAAALGAEKLILLTDTPGILKESKDPSSLLHKLDIQQARELIAQGVVSGGMIPKVNCCVRSLAQGVHAAHIIDGRIPHALLLEIFTDSGIGSMIVASDFMG; via the coding sequence ATGTTTAACGATAGCGAATACATTAGAGAAACCGAAGCTACCCGCGTCCGAGTGTTGAGCGAAGCACTACCTTATATTCAACAGTTTGCTGGAAGAACCGTTGTTGTCAAGTACGGTGGTGCAGCAATGAAAGATAGTTCGCTTAAAGATAAAGTTATTCGCGATATTGTATTTTTATCTTATGTGGGACTGCGACCGATTGTTGTTCACGGTGGTGGACCAGAAATTAATAGCTGGTTAGATAAATTAGGAATTGAGGCGCAGTTCAGAAATGGCTTGCGCGTCACAGATGCGGCGACAATGGATGTCGTGGAAATGGTGCTAGTTGGTCGCGTCAATAAAGAAATTGTCTCTCTAATCAACCGTGCTGGTGGCTCAGCGGTTGGGTTGTGCGGTAAAGATGGAAATTTGATTAAAGCACGTCCTCAAGGTCAAGAAGGTATTGGCTTTGTTGGAGAAGTCACCAACATGGATGTAAGTATTTTGGAAGCACTCGTTAAAAATGGCTATATTCCTGTCGTGTCCAGTGTCGCAGCCGACGAAACAGGTCAGGCTTATAATATTAACGCCGATACAGTTGCTGGCGAACTTGCAGCCGCATTAGGTGCAGAAAAGTTAATTTTACTAACCGATACACCAGGAATTTTGAAAGAGTCTAAAGATCCTTCAAGCCTGTTGCATAAACTAGATATTCAACAAGCGCGGGAACTAATCGCCCAAGGTGTTGTCAGTGGTGGAATGATTCCGAAAGTGAATTGTTGCGTGCGATCGCTTGCGCAAGGCGTCCATGCTGCACACATCATTGATGGTAGAATTCCTCACGCTTTGCTACTAGAAATCTTTACAGATAGCGGTATTGGCTCAATGATTGTCGCCTCAGATTTTATGGGGTAG
- a CDS encoding flavin prenyltransferase UbiX, with protein sequence MRSNPNNLVSNPQPIYQNPPTLPLVLGVSGASGLIYAVRALKFLLAADYAVELVASKSTYMVWQAEQNIRMPVETLQQEQFWRQQAGVEAQGKLCCHHWGDVGANIASGSFRTLGMVVIPCSMSTVAKLAAGLSSDLLERASDVQLKEGRKLVLVPRETPFSLIHLRNLTTLAEAGARIVPAIPAWYHKPQTVEDLVDFVVARALDQLNIDCIPIQRWQGRD encoded by the coding sequence ATGAGGAGTAACCCCAATAATCTTGTGTCTAACCCACAACCAATTTATCAAAACCCACCTACGTTACCACTTGTTTTAGGAGTTTCTGGAGCGTCTGGGTTAATTTATGCCGTCCGCGCACTCAAGTTTCTTTTAGCGGCTGACTATGCAGTTGAGCTTGTTGCTTCTAAATCAACATACATGGTTTGGCAAGCCGAGCAAAATATCCGAATGCCCGTAGAAACTTTGCAGCAAGAGCAATTCTGGCGACAGCAAGCTGGTGTAGAAGCGCAAGGGAAACTTTGCTGTCACCATTGGGGCGATGTGGGAGCTAACATTGCAAGTGGCTCCTTCCGTACCCTTGGTATGGTCGTGATCCCCTGTAGTATGAGTACTGTTGCCAAACTCGCGGCTGGTTTAAGTTCAGACTTGCTAGAACGAGCATCCGATGTGCAATTAAAAGAAGGACGCAAGTTAGTGCTTGTGCCGCGCGAAACGCCTTTTAGCTTGATTCACTTACGCAACTTAACAACACTTGCTGAAGCTGGTGCCAGAATTGTGCCAGCGATTCCAGCTTGGTATCACAAACCGCAAACAGTTGAAGATTTAGTCGATTTTGTCGTTGCCCGTGCGTTGGATCAACTTAACATCGATTGTATTCCGATTCAGCGATGGCAAGGACGTGATTAG
- the recG gene encoding ATP-dependent DNA helicase RecG, with product MTESLDLGRLQKALAVEAERGFADLIGKQYRFSEFLCLSFGKPPLTLPSDERQRWQEIAAQFAKYPELPLEERQHLVAEARRCVYHTQRYQRGENVTSKQSQIERSPYATKTKLPPTTPLIQSLPTEAATRIAPDLEQPLKSLPEIGARRSGYLARLGLYTVRDILFYYPRDHIDYARQVNIKELQAGETVTLLGSVKRCTCFNSPRNPKLTILELVLKDNTGQIRISRFFAGARYSHRGWQEQQKRRYPVGAVVAASGLVKESKYGLTLEDPEIEVLAHPGDTIDSLTIGRVVPVYALTEGVGADMLRKAVTAALPACVHLKDPLPFRLRDKYGLMELRSAIANIHFPADSTSLEVARRRLVFDEFFYLQLGLLQRQYKARQIQNGAVLARTGQLIKTFYQLLPFQLTNAQSRVVNDILDDLQKPVPMNRLVQGDVGSGKTVVAVVAILAAIQSGYQAALMAPTEVLAEQHYRKLVGWFNLLHLPVELLTGSTKTAKRRQIHAQLETGELPLLVGTHALIQEKVNFQRLGLVVIDEQHRFGVGQRAQLQQKGESPHVLTMTATPIPRTLALTLHGDLDVSQIDELPPGRQQIQTTVLSGKERTHAYDLINREIAQGRQAYIVLPLVEESEKLDVRAAVEEHQRLQESIFPQYQVGLLHGRMSSADKDAVISQFRDNQTQILVSTTVIEVGVDVPNATVMMVENAERFGLSQLHQLRGRVGRGAAKSYCLLMSNSKAETAISRLKVLEQSQDGFFISEMDMRFRGPGEVLGPRQSGLPDFTLASLVEDQEVLELARAAAEKVIEIDATLERWRLMRSELEYRYQKLMGGAILT from the coding sequence ATGACAGAATCACTAGATTTAGGGCGATTGCAAAAAGCGTTGGCAGTAGAAGCAGAACGCGGCTTTGCTGATTTAATAGGCAAGCAATATCGCTTTAGTGAATTTCTCTGTCTCAGTTTTGGTAAACCTCCGCTGACTCTGCCATCAGATGAACGTCAGCGCTGGCAAGAAATCGCGGCACAATTTGCAAAATATCCCGAATTGCCACTAGAAGAACGACAACACCTAGTCGCGGAAGCACGTAGATGCGTGTATCATACACAACGATATCAGCGGGGAGAAAATGTCACAAGCAAGCAAAGTCAAATCGAGCGATCGCCATACGCAACAAAAACAAAACTCCCGCCGACAACACCTTTAATACAATCATTACCAACAGAAGCCGCAACCCGCATTGCACCAGACCTAGAGCAGCCACTCAAAAGCTTACCCGAAATAGGAGCAAGAAGAAGTGGCTACTTAGCACGATTAGGGTTGTATACAGTACGCGACATTTTATTTTATTATCCTCGCGACCACATTGATTACGCGCGACAAGTCAATATCAAAGAACTTCAAGCAGGCGAGACAGTCACGTTACTAGGCTCAGTCAAGCGCTGTACTTGCTTTAATAGCCCGCGAAATCCTAAATTAACGATTTTAGAACTTGTCCTCAAAGACAATACTGGTCAAATTCGGATTAGTCGTTTTTTTGCAGGGGCGCGATATAGCCATCGCGGTTGGCAAGAACAGCAAAAACGTCGCTACCCCGTGGGTGCAGTCGTAGCTGCTTCTGGGTTAGTTAAAGAAAGCAAATATGGTTTAACGTTAGAAGATCCCGAAATTGAAGTTTTAGCACATCCAGGAGATACGATTGACTCACTAACAATCGGTCGAGTCGTACCAGTTTATGCTTTGACTGAAGGCGTAGGCGCAGATATGTTACGCAAGGCTGTCACTGCGGCTTTACCTGCGTGCGTCCATCTTAAAGACCCACTACCCTTTCGTTTGCGCGATAAGTATGGTTTGATGGAGTTAAGATCAGCGATCGCCAATATTCATTTTCCCGCAGATAGTACTTCCTTAGAAGTGGCGCGACGTCGCTTAGTCTTCGATGAATTTTTCTATTTACAACTTGGTTTACTCCAACGCCAGTATAAAGCACGTCAAATTCAAAATGGTGCAGTTTTAGCGCGTACTGGGCAACTTATAAAAACATTTTATCAACTCCTACCTTTTCAACTAACTAACGCTCAATCGCGAGTTGTTAACGACATCCTCGATGACCTACAAAAACCAGTACCGATGAATCGCCTGGTACAAGGCGATGTAGGTTCGGGGAAAACGGTTGTTGCTGTTGTCGCCATCCTGGCGGCGATTCAATCAGGCTATCAAGCAGCGTTAATGGCTCCTACCGAAGTGTTAGCAGAACAACACTATCGCAAGCTAGTGGGTTGGTTTAATCTGTTGCATTTACCTGTAGAACTGTTAACAGGTTCTACAAAAACTGCAAAACGCCGTCAAATTCACGCGCAACTCGAAACCGGCGAATTACCGCTTTTAGTCGGTACTCATGCGTTGATTCAAGAAAAAGTCAACTTTCAGCGTTTAGGTTTAGTTGTCATTGACGAACAACATCGCTTTGGCGTGGGACAGCGGGCGCAATTACAGCAAAAAGGCGAATCGCCCCACGTCTTGACAATGACAGCGACTCCCATCCCGCGTACACTCGCGCTTACACTGCATGGCGATTTAGATGTTAGTCAAATCGATGAACTTCCACCAGGAAGACAACAAATTCAGACAACAGTTTTATCAGGAAAAGAGCGCACTCACGCCTATGATTTAATTAACCGCGAGATTGCACAGGGGCGTCAAGCTTATATTGTTCTACCTTTAGTAGAAGAATCCGAAAAACTTGATGTTCGTGCTGCTGTTGAAGAACACCAACGACTGCAAGAAAGCATTTTTCCGCAATATCAAGTAGGCTTACTTCATGGTCGGATGAGTTCAGCAGATAAAGACGCCGTAATCAGTCAATTTCGTGACAATCAAACACAAATTTTAGTTTCAACAACTGTAATTGAAGTAGGAGTTGATGTACCTAATGCAACAGTGATGATGGTTGAAAATGCAGAGCGTTTTGGTTTATCACAACTGCATCAATTACGCGGTCGTGTTGGTCGGGGTGCAGCAAAATCTTACTGTCTTTTAATGAGTAATTCTAAAGCAGAGACTGCAATATCTCGCTTAAAAGTGTTAGAACAATCGCAAGATGGCTTTTTTATCTCAGAGATGGATATGCGTTTTCGCGGTCCTGGAGAAGTTCTAGGACCGCGACAATCAGGTTTACCAGACTTTACTTTAGCAAGTCTTGTAGAAGATCAAGAAGTTTTAGAATTGGCAAGAGCAGCCGCAGAAAAAGTCATCGAAATTGATGCGACTCTGGAACGCTGGCGTTTGATGAGATCTGAGTTAGAATACCGCTATCAAAAATTAATGGGTGGTGCTATTTTGACATAG
- the rpsB gene encoding 30S ribosomal protein S2 — protein MPVVSLAQMMEAGVHFGHQTRRWNPKMAPYIYTSRNGVHIIDLVQTAQLMDEAYQYTRTAAEQGKKFLFVGTKRQAAGIIAQEAARCGSYYVNQRWLGGMLTNWTTIKTRAERLKDLERREESGALDLLPKKEASVLRREMAKLQKYLGGIKMMRKIPDVVVIVDQRREYNAVQECQKLGIQIVSMLDTNCDPDVVDVPIPANDDAIRSIKLIVGKLADAIYEGRHGQLDVEEEYDYEGAEEDLDYDESEVEYTDSLLPDEEAEPADEEE, from the coding sequence ATGCCAGTTGTCTCATTGGCGCAAATGATGGAGGCAGGGGTTCACTTTGGGCATCAAACCCGACGATGGAACCCGAAAATGGCTCCTTATATTTATACTTCGCGTAACGGAGTGCATATCATCGACTTGGTACAAACTGCCCAGTTGATGGATGAAGCGTATCAATACACGCGCACTGCGGCTGAACAGGGTAAAAAGTTCCTCTTTGTTGGTACAAAGCGGCAAGCAGCAGGAATCATCGCGCAAGAAGCCGCGCGCTGCGGTTCGTACTACGTCAACCAAAGATGGTTAGGCGGAATGCTAACGAACTGGACGACAATCAAAACGCGTGCCGAACGGTTAAAAGACTTGGAGCGCCGCGAAGAAAGCGGAGCGCTAGACTTGTTACCAAAAAAAGAAGCTTCGGTACTGCGCCGCGAGATGGCAAAGTTACAGAAGTATCTAGGCGGCATCAAAATGATGCGCAAAATTCCTGATGTGGTTGTGATTGTAGACCAGCGTCGGGAATACAACGCCGTGCAAGAATGTCAAAAACTAGGAATTCAAATTGTATCGATGTTAGATACAAACTGCGATCCCGATGTTGTTGATGTTCCGATTCCAGCCAACGATGACGCAATTCGTTCGATCAAGCTGATTGTTGGTAAGTTAGCCGATGCGATTTATGAAGGGCGTCACGGTCAGCTAGACGTAGAAGAGGAATACGACTACGAAGGTGCGGAGGAAGACCTCGATTACGACGAAAGCGAAGTCGAATATACTGACTCACTGCTACCAGATGAGGAAGCAGAACCAGCCGACGAAGAAGAATAA
- a CDS encoding shikimate kinase, whose translation MKGVNLYLVGMMGTGKTTVGRALATKLGYRFVDTDEIITQVTQQSISEVFATSGEAAFRQIETQVLAKVCAYTHLAIATGGGVVLQRENWSYLHHGLIVWLDAPTELLSTRLSADDTRPLLQTGDLRSQLETILQQRQPLYSQADLRVVVTSEETPEQLATRILQEIPQVLKQPSTLPQS comes from the coding sequence TTGAAAGGAGTCAACTTATACTTAGTTGGCATGATGGGTACTGGGAAAACAACAGTAGGACGTGCCTTAGCAACTAAACTAGGCTATAGATTTGTCGATACGGATGAGATTATTACTCAAGTAACACAACAATCAATTAGCGAAGTGTTTGCAACGAGTGGTGAAGCAGCGTTTAGACAAATAGAAACTCAAGTATTAGCAAAAGTTTGTGCTTATACGCATTTAGCGATCGCCACAGGTGGTGGTGTTGTTCTTCAACGCGAAAATTGGAGTTATTTGCATCACGGTTTAATTGTCTGGCTAGATGCACCAACAGAATTACTCTCTACCCGCTTAAGTGCTGATGACACTCGACCATTACTCCAAACAGGAGACTTGAGATCGCAGTTAGAAACGATCTTGCAACAGCGACAACCGCTTTATTCACAAGCTGATCTCCGAGTTGTTGTCACTTCCGAAGAAACGCCAGAACAACTTGCTACACGGATACTACAAGAGATTCCGCAAGTTTTGAAGCAGCCAAGCACGCTCCCACAATCATAA
- a CDS encoding LapA family protein produces the protein MPVLRLLLLLVVLGGLTLLLLQNWSPVLPLVFLGGRSLALPLAVWILLSIAAGALSALLIAGLFKTSNYFAQSRVKRRSIGDRTPPPPNQRTVKQEYTTATSATYSSAASTTTDPMDDWNNDNSTDEDWKFEENPTPPGNFPPETTINNSKTYEVSPDASRTNPSSSVYSYSSSEPRNTSVGKTESVYDADYRVITPPYGSRNPTEDDDEDWGFEDDEFDDEDDNNSRLR, from the coding sequence ATGCCTGTTTTGCGACTACTTTTGTTACTGGTGGTGCTGGGAGGACTAACTTTGTTACTGTTGCAAAACTGGTCCCCTGTCCTACCACTTGTCTTTTTGGGTGGGCGATCGCTAGCGCTACCATTAGCTGTTTGGATTTTACTCAGCATCGCTGCTGGGGCGCTTTCTGCGTTACTGATCGCGGGGTTATTCAAAACGTCGAATTATTTTGCCCAAAGTCGAGTCAAGCGGCGCAGTATTGGCGATCGCACTCCACCACCTCCCAATCAACGTACTGTCAAGCAGGAGTATACAACAGCGACGAGTGCTACTTATTCATCAGCAGCATCGACAACAACTGATCCGATGGATGATTGGAATAATGATAATTCCACTGATGAAGATTGGAAATTTGAGGAAAATCCGACACCACCAGGGAACTTTCCTCCGGAAACGACGATCAATAACTCTAAAACCTACGAAGTCAGCCCAGACGCTTCTAGAACTAATCCATCAAGTTCTGTATACTCGTACAGTTCTAGCGAACCGCGCAATACCAGTGTTGGTAAAACCGAGTCAGTCTATGATGCTGACTATCGCGTGATTACACCACCTTATGGTAGTCGCAATCCAACCGAGGATGATGATGAAGATTGGGGATTTGAGGATGACGAGTTTGACGACGAAGATGACAATAATTCACGCTTGCGATAA
- the tsf gene encoding translation elongation factor Ts, which translates to MAEISAQVVKELRERTGAGMMDCKKALKENNGDMDKAIEWLRQKGITSADKKAGRVAAEGLVGSYIHTGGRVGVLVEVNCETDFVARREEFQTLVRNIAMQVAACPNVEYVKVEDIPADIVQKEKEIEMGRDDLEKKPDNIKEKIVQGRIEKRLKEMTLMDQPYIRDQNISVEDLVKQAIAQLGENIQVRRFVRFVLGEGIEKQESNFAEEVAAQMGSK; encoded by the coding sequence ATGGCGGAAATATCTGCACAAGTCGTCAAAGAGCTACGCGAAAGAACCGGCGCTGGAATGATGGATTGCAAAAAGGCGCTGAAAGAAAACAATGGTGATATGGACAAAGCCATCGAATGGTTGCGGCAAAAAGGTATCACCTCTGCTGACAAAAAAGCTGGACGCGTAGCAGCAGAAGGACTCGTAGGTAGCTATATCCACACTGGCGGTAGAGTTGGTGTGTTAGTAGAAGTTAACTGCGAAACCGACTTCGTGGCTCGTCGTGAAGAATTCCAAACGCTGGTGCGGAATATCGCCATGCAGGTAGCGGCTTGCCCGAATGTCGAGTATGTCAAAGTAGAAGATATCCCAGCTGATATCGTCCAAAAAGAAAAAGAAATCGAAATGGGGCGTGACGATCTGGAGAAAAAGCCAGACAACATCAAAGAAAAGATCGTTCAAGGTCGAATTGAAAAACGCCTGAAAGAAATGACTTTGATGGATCAACCCTACATTCGCGACCAAAACATTTCTGTGGAAGATTTAGTGAAACAGGCGATCGCGCAGTTGGGTGAAAATATCCAAGTGCGTCGCTTTGTCCGCTTTGTCTTAGGCGAAGGTATCGAAAAGCAAGAAAGTAACTTTGCAGAAGAAGTTGCTGCGCAAATGGGTAGTAAGTAG